Genomic DNA from Mucilaginibacter terrenus:
AACAAGCAACAGCACTGCCGGCGTTGCACCGGCACAGCAGCAAGCTGCCAATGTTACCGAGGAAGCAGCTGCAGCACTTGCAAAACCAGGACTATCGCAGGAACAACTTCAGCAAATAAATACGCTGGAAGAAAAGCTGAAAGCAGCGGGCGAGGCCGACAAGCCTGCCCTTCAGCGCCAGTTGGCCACCTTGTGGGACCAGGCACAGCAACCTGCACCGGCTGCGTTTTACTACCAGTCGCTTGCCCGTAAGAACAACGAATTTGCCGACTGGATTAACACAGGTAACCGTTTTAACGAAGCAACAAAAGCAACTGAAGACCAGGCGCAGCAAGCAGGCCTTGCCGCTAATGCCGCCGAAGCTTTCCAAATTGCTACCAAACAAAAGCCTGATGATCTTGAAGCTAAAACCGGCTTAGGGGTGGCTCTTGTAAATGGTGGCGGTATGCCTATGCAAGGTATTACTTTACTGCTTGATGTAGTAAAGCAAGACCCAAAAAATCATGCGGCATTGCTTAACCTTGGCATGTTTGCCATGAAGAGCGGGCAGTATGACAAAGCAGTAGGCAGGTTTAAAACCATGCTGCAAACCAAAGAAGAAGTGGAGCCATTGTTTTACCTGGCAGAAAGCTATAAGCAGCTTGGCCAAAAGCAGGACGCTATTGAAGCTTACGAAAGGTGCAAAAAATTAATGGACGACCCGGTTGCCGGGCAGCGCATTGACGAGTATATAAAGGAATTAAAAAAATAACATTAACACTTAAAAATTATTATCATGCCGAGCGGTAAAAAACGTAAAAGACATAAAATGGCTACCCACAAACGTAAAAAGCGTTTAAGAAAAAACAGGCATAAGAAAAAATAAGCTGCTTTAAGTAGTTTATGCCCCCGTTTAGGGGGCTTTTATGTATGTTTTTGTCCACTTATAACATATGGCGCTCCAACGCGCCATTTTAAGAAATGGAGTAGCAATTGATAAAAGAATTAATTATCGATTCATCCCCCAACGGGGCTACTATTGCATTATTACAGGACAAACAACTTGTAGAACTCCATAAAGAGCAGATCACCAATAATTATACTGTTGGAGATATTTATTTAGGCCGCATTAAAAAAATTATGCCGAGCCTGAACGCTGCTTTTGTGGATGTAGGTTATGAGAAGGATGCCTTTTTGCATTACCTTGATTTGGGGCCGCAGGTACAAAGCCTGCTTAAGCTTACCAAACAGGTACGTAGCGGGGGATACCAATCAAAGCTTTTAGATAACTTTAAGCTCGAAGCCGATATAAATAAAGGAGGCAAGATCTCTGATGTTTTAGCGAAAGGCGGGCTTATACCTGTACAAATTGCCAAAGAACCTATCTCTACCAAAGGCCCGCGCCTTAGTTCAGATCTTTCAATAGCAGGCCGTTATGTTGTACTGGTGCCTTTTTCGGAAGTTATCTCTATCTCTAAGAAGATAAAAAGCAATACCGAGCGTACACGCCTCCGTAAAGTGGTTGAAAGCATTAAGCCGCAGCACTTCGGGGTAATTATACGTACGGTATCTGAGGGTAAAGGTGTACAGGAACTGCAAAAGGACCTGCTGGACCTGATAGCCAAATGGGAAACCTTTGTTACCAAGCTACCCGGCACCGAGCCTGCTAAGAAAGTGCTTGGCGAAATTGGCCGCACATCAACCATCCTGAGGGATATTTTAAACCCGGACTTTCAGCATATATACACCAACGAACAGGGGATGTATGATGAGGTGCGCTCGTATATACACGAGATATCGCCCGAGATGGAAAGTATTGTGCGCCTGCACAAGCACAAGGATCCGTTGTTTGAGTTTCATGGTATCGAAAAGCAAATAAAAGGAGCCTTTGGCAAAACGGTTAATCTGGCCGGGGGTGCTTACCTGGTGATTGAGCATACTGAAGCGCTGCACGTTATAGACGTGAACAGCGGCAACCGCACTGCCAACAAGGAGAACCAGGAGGAGAACGCTTTCCAGGTAAATAAGGAAGCTGCGCGCGAAATTGCCCGCCAGTTGCGCCTTAGGGATATGGGCGGCATTGTAGTGGTCGATTTTATTGACATGCACAAGCCAACCAACCGTAAGGATTTGTTTGACCACCTTAGGGCCGAGATGGCGCATGACCGTGCTAAGCACACCATACTGCCTCCTAGTAAATTTGGTTTAGTGCAAATTACCCGGCAGCGCGTACGCCCGGAGATGAACATTGTAACTACGGAAGTTTGCCCTACCTGTAACGGAACCGGAACTATACGGCCAACCATACTGCTGCTGGATGATATTGAGAATAACTTCAATTACATACTGGAGGAGCAGAATGAGAAAAACATTACGCTTTGTGTACACCCGTACATAGAAGCTTACATTAAAAAGGGCTTTTTTAACCGCCAGCTGAAATGGTACTTTAAGTACAACCAGTGGATTAAAATAAAAAGCAACCCTGCCTATCAGATTACCGAGTTCCACTTTTTCTCCAGTAAAGACGAAGAGATAAAACTTTAGCCGATAGTGCGGATTTTTCTATCTGCAGATAAAGGAGAGAGCGGCCGTTTATAAAAACGGCCGCTCTTTTTTATTTAACGCCAACGGATTCACAACTTGTGTTATATTTAAGGCCCATGAACCTCGTTATCGCTCAAATGGTGTCGTTAGTGACAAGTTATAACGACTATATTGCCTCAGGAGAAGTGCCACGCAATTATTTAGAAAGTACCGTTTTTAATGGTTGTGAAACTGTCGGCTTTATTCTTTTACGCAACTATGTAACACGCAGCGGCCTACACGGGGATCTGGTGGGAAACAACCCAATTAGATGGTTTAAGTATCTGGAAAAGGATGGCTGTCTTAAGTTAGCAATAAATTATAATACACAGCGTGAGAAAAAAAACGATAGTGAAAAAATTTCGTCTTATATAATTGGCACTATCTATATAGAAGCCATATACAAAAGCTACTCAAATTTTTGGCATTGCTTATGGTACCCAAAACAAGTACCCACGAGTGAATATAAGTGGAATGTCCGATATTATTTGCCTTTCCGTTTTGAAGATACAGTTAATGCAACACCAAATTTTAGCGAGGCTGCTATAAAACTTAAAGCAGTACTTAGTGAGTGCGTTCAGTTTACGATGGACAATGATTTTTTGGGCTGGTCCCAAGTGTGTAGTGTAGCTTTGCGAGCTTTAAGTTCTACGCAGCCCGAGGATATATTTTCTGCTCAAGACCTGATTAGTATTCGCCACCCGCTCAACATAAGGCGCGTTGTGTACGCTGTAGTTATCCCATTTATGTCACCGGAGGAAAGTCTTTGGAACATTAAATACGAAAGCCCGGAGAGTGAAATAAATCTTTCCAGATTAAGAGACGACTTCTATCAATCGTTAATAAATGCCCTAATGGCTGCGATTAACTCAAAATAATGTTTTCGCCATTGTTGTTGTTGTCACATAATAATTTAACATGCGTATTCATCTGCCAGTGTAAGCATTATTGCTAGTATGTTTTCATTGTCAGCACGAGGAAAAACCTGCCGGTTGATTTGTGGTGATAACACTAACAAAAGCCCAACCCGCCTGTCAGAGTACCGGATTCCACTTTTTCTTAAATAACGATGAAGAGATAAAACTTTTCTATAGTATTGCAACACATGCGGATGAAGGAAAGCGGAGATGTTAATGTAGCATCTCCGCTTTTGTTGTCAGGTAAACTATATATCAATTAAGATTGCTAATTTTATTGGCAAAATAGCTGCATATTTGCACATCTTAATCTGCGCATATAAACAATGGCTAAAACCAAAATAGCATATTTCTGCCAAAGCTGCGGCTATGAATCTCCTAAATGGCTGGGGAAATGCCCAAGCTGCCAGCAATGGAACACATTTGTAGAAGAGATACTTGAGAAATCGGCAGCGGCGGTTCCTACGTGGAAGGCTACGCCTACATCATCTCAACGGGCCAACAAGCCAGTGCCTGTAGCAGACATTGTGTTTAAAGAGGAGCACCGCCTGCTTACTCCAGATAAAGAATTTAACCGGGTGCTAGGCGGCGGCATTGTCGCCGGATCGCTGGTGCTGATGGGTGGGGAACCGGGCATAGGTAAATCTACCCTGATGCTGCAGATAGCGCTAACAATGCCCAATATAAAGGTGTTGTATGTTTCCGGAGAGGAAAGCGATCACCAGATAAAGATGCGGGCGGAGAGGTTGGCCCCCCCTCCCCCTGAAGAGGGAGTTTTTAGAGTTAATGGGACATCTACACCCCCTTCAGGGGGCTGGGGGGCTTTCATCCTTACCGAAACTTCCACGCAAAACATATTTAAACAAATAGAAGAACTGCAGCCGGACCTGGTAGTAATTGATTCTATCCAGACTTTGCATTCCGCGCATGTAGAGTCTACTCCCGGGAGTGTGTCGCAGGTACGGGAATGTACGGCCGAATTGCTTCGATTTGCTAAAGAGACCGCTACACCGGTGTTCCTTATCGGCCACATAACTAAGGACGGTATGATAGCCGGCCCAAAAATACTGGAACACATGGTTGATACTGTTTTGCAGTTTGAGGGCGACAGGCACCATGTTTACCGCATATTGCGCACCATTAAAAATCGTTTCGGCTCCGCATCAGAACTAGGTATATACGAAATGCTTGGCGAGGGCTTACGCGAAGTATCTAACCCATCAGAGATATTGTTATCACAACGGGATGAACCGTTAAGCGGCATTACGATATCAGTAACACTAGAGGGTATGCGCCCGATGCTGATTGAAACGCAAGCGCTGGTGAGTACATCTGCATACGGCACACCACAACGTACAGCAACCGGTTTTGATACTAAACGGATGAGCATGCTACTGGCGGTGTTAGAGAAGCGCTGTGGCTTTAAACTGGGCACGCAGGACGTGTTCCTGAACATTACAGGTGGTATACGGGTGGAAGACCCTGCTATTGACCTTGGCCTTGCAGCTGCCATTGTTTCCTCTTACCAGGACATCCCCATCCCTGCAAAAACCTGCTTTGCGGGCGAGATAGGGCTTTCGGGTGAGATCCGCGCGGTTAACCGCATAGAACAACGTATAGCGGAAGCGCAAAAGCTTGGATTTGAGCAGATCTTTATTTCTAAGTACAATATGCCTTCAGCTGCTAAAGATAAAAAGCGGTTGGACCTGACGCGCTATACTATAGATGTAAAGCCAGTAGGCAGAATAGAGGAAGTGTTTGGGTTGCTGTTTGGGTAAGAAAGCCCCCGCTTTTACGTGATCTTTACCGCAAGCAGCGTAATATCATCAATAGGTTTTCCTTTTATAACGTTGTTGATGTGTTCCATCATCGCGTTGTTAAAGTTGTCGGGGGAGAGTTCGCCGTTTTCTATCACAAACTCCAGCAGTTTTTCCTCGCTCCAGGCCTCATAATTCTGTAGTTCATGATCCATCAGGCCATCTGTGTAGTTAAAGAATAAGCTGTCCGGCTCTATATCAATCTCACCTTCGTTCAGAAAAGGCAGCTCTTCGAACGCGCCGATCATGGTTGTTCCTAGCTTCAACGGAACCGCCTCACCCTGGCAATACAGGATGGTTGGATTGTGCCCGGCGTTAACGTAATTAAGCTTCCGTGTTTTTTGGTTAAACCGGGCCAGGAACATGGTAATAAAACGTTCGCCTTTTGTATTTTGGATAACCAATTTGTTAAGGCGTTCTATTATGGTGGTAAGGTCGTCTTCAATGGCAGCCAGCCCCTGCAAGCTTGCCTGGAAGTTGGCCATCAGCAAAGCCGCGGATATTCCCTTGCCCGACACATCGGCAATGCACCACAAAAACTCGTCTTCATTTAACCTGATAAAATCGAAGTAATCCCCGCCGATGGTTTGGTGCGGCAGGTATTTAGCCCCAACCTCAACTCCATTTTCCTTATACACCCGCATAGGAATAAGCATATTTTGCACCTCTACTGCCAGCTCCATTTCGCGCGTTAAACGTTCGGTCTGGAGGCGTTCGCGGAACAACCTTTTATTTTCCAGCGCTACTACAATAACGTTTATAAGCGTTTGAATGAAGGTCAGGTCATTGTTGAGCATTTCGCCGCTGGTGTTAAAATCACCGATAAGTGCGTATGCCAGTGCCTTGTTTTTGTGGTAAATAGGGATAAAATAGTTGTACGTGCCTAAAATAGGGTCGCTATGGTTGTTTAAAGCCGAGGGTGCCTTTAACTTGCTAAGGTGTTTCCAGGTGTTATTGAGTACGTTGGCACGTTCTATTTGTCCGCCATATTTAGAAATACAGCTGTAAACACCCTCCTTCTCTATCAAAAACCTGAACTTGCCCACCTGCAGGTAGCGCTGCAAAATTACCTCCAGCATCCGTATAAGGTCGGGTGTAGAGGCGTTCTTGTTGATCGCTCTAGTAATTTCGAGCAAAGAGTTTAGCTCCGTTTGCCGTTTAAGCAGCAGCCGGATTAATTCTTCCTCTCCCGAGTTACCCTGTAGATTTTGCATTATTTGTTAGGCAGTCTAAAGTAATGAAATTTAATTCAAACGGAATTATTTAGCTGCTTATGCAGAACAAATTTCGTGCTGCTATCGCACTACACGGCCTTTCCAGGAGTATTTACGCGTGTTCCCCATTAAACCTATGTACACAAAGTAGATAATATGAACAGGAATAAGTATCGCCAGCAAACCGACCAGGCTGCTGCGCTTAAAAAATGAGGTGATCGGTAACAGGTATGCTGCCTCGAACAAATACTTTAGCAGGTACTGCACCAGGAATAACACCAGGAACGAGATATTGTAAAAACCCAACAATGCATTCACCAGCATAGAAAGGTTAAAGAGCCAGATAGCAACCGCGAGCGCAACTATCTTTTTGTCCTTATACCGGGTAGACTTTGATGCCCATCGCCTGCGTTGCTGCACAAATTCCCCCAGGGTGTGCTTGGCATGGGTATAAACCACCGCATCGGTGTTTTTAAGAAAGCCTATGCGATTTGGGTACACTACGGCTATTTTCTGCAGCAGCAGTTCGTCGTCGCCAGAGGCAAGGTCATCTATACCTTTAAAGCCGCCAACTTCATGGAAAACATCTTTACGGTAAGCCAGGTTAGCCCCGTTGCAGTTAGATGCCCGACCGTTGCCGATGAATGCACCGCCTATGCCAATCAGGTAAGCAAACTCCAACGTCTGCAAGCGTTCAAACAGGCTGCGTTCTTCAAAATAAGTTACGGGTGAGGATATTATCACCAGATCATGCGTCTCGTAATAAGCAACTACAGAACTCAGCCATTTGGTACCCATACGGCAATCAGCGTCCGTTGCAACCATCAGGTCGCCGGTAGAGCGGCTTATGGCTTCGGCAATGGCCTTTTTCTTGTATGAATTAAGCGGTTCATCCTCCTGCAGCTGCATCAGCTTAATGCCCTGGCCGGCATAGCTGCGGATGATCTCGGCAGTGCTATCGGTTGAATGGTCATCTACTATGATCACTTCGGTAAGGTGTTTGGGGTAATCCTGCGCCAGGATGTCCTCAATAGTATATCGAATGCGCTCCTCTTCGTTGCGGGCCGCTATCAGGATGGTTACTTTTGTATTAAGCGGCGCGCCATCTGTTTTCGGGCGTTTTAAGTTGCTCCATCCTTTTATAAGATAGGCTACAACCACCAGATAAACAGCGGTGAGCAGAAGGGAAATGATACTAGGTACGATCAAAGAATTTTAATTTAAGAACAAACACAGAACCCAGTATCGCAGGGATAATGAGATTAATAAGCCAAATAGACGAAACAGCTGCAATAATAGCTATTTGCTGGGTGGTAATGTACAGAAACAAATGCGCTGCAGTAAAGCTGCGCACACCTATATCTAAAAGGTCCAATGAGGGCAGGGCCGACTGAATGAAAATAAAAACGATTACAGTCAGCATCATTGGACCAAATGGGATAACGGGCAGCAACAGATGTATAACCAAATAGTACTGGAACGTAAACACCGCGAACCTGGCTATGCTGTATGCCATTACCACTATCAATTCGCGTTTGTTATAGCGGCCCATTATGTAAAAGAAGCGGTGATACTTGCGCAGGAACTTAATGCGATCCAGCAGGGCAACCAGCCAGCTGATATGAAAATAGAACACCAGGAACAAACCCAGAACGATAAGCGATAATATTGTGATCCCTGCAAATAACCAGGGGTCTAGCTTAAGATAGGTATAGATGAATATCAACCCAGCCAGAATGCCCGTTAAGTTGGTGACCACGTTTTGTGCGAAAGCACCAACAGCCATTGCAAACACTCCATGTATACGTTTTCGGCTCGGCAGGAACATTACCCTTCCGCCATATTCGCCTATACGGTTTGGAGTGAACACCGCCCAGGTCAGACCGCAAAAAACCGCTTCTATAGCTTCCCATACAGATATTGCAACCAGCCGCTTTGCCAGGTACTGCCATTTTAAACTTTCCAGCAGCCAGTTCAGGAACATGAGCAGCACTATTGCACTAAGCGTTACCAATACCTGCTGCCTGCTTATTTTTGATATCAACAGCTCGAACTGTTTAAGATCGGTATTTTTGGTTAGGAACTTGTGGTAGATGAACAGCGCCGCCAGGAACAGTATGCCCGCTTTAAGCAGGTACGAGAGAAACTTTTTAGCGTACGCGGTCAATTAAATAGAATTTGTTGCAATGTTACAAAAAGCCGCAGCAAGCCGTGCGCTTGTCTGCCCATAATGTAGAGGTATGGCAGCAATTTGGCTTTGGTAAGACAATGTTGTATATGTTTTGTTTTGTACCGGCATGCCTACCCTAATATCTCCCGGATATCATCTGCAGATAACGATTTAATAAAGCTTTCTTCTGTAGTGATCAGCGAGCGGGCAACGCTTAGCTTACGTTGCTGCAGCGCAAGTATCTTTTCCTCCACCGTGTCTTTTGTGATGAACTTGTATATGAACACGTTTTTGGTTTGGCCAATACGGTGCGTACGGTCTATAGCCTGCTGCTCTACAGCCGGGTTCCACCATGGATCAAGGATAAACACATAGTCGGCTTCGGTTAAGTTGAGGCCTACACCTCCTGCTTTTATCGAGATCAGGAACACCCTTGTCTTTTTATCTTCCTGGAACTGCCTTACCACGTCGCCACGGTTTTGGGTGCTTCCATCCAGGTAAACGTAAGGGATACCCTCCTTCTCTACGTGTTCGCGGTAAATGTTTAGCTGTTTTACAAACTGCGAGAAGATAAGCACCTTATGCCCGCCATCCAGCACGTTGGCAAGCGTGTGCACTACGTTCTCAAATTTGCCCGAATCACCTTCGTATTCGGCGTCTATCATGGCAGGATGATTAGCTATTTGCCTTAGCTTAATCAATCCCTGTAATACCTGTATCTGCGTTTTGGCGTAAGTCCCATCTTCCAGGCTGCGGAGTAACTCGTTCCGGTATTCCGATCGTACTTTCTCATACACCTCAGTTTGCTCTTCGCTCATCTGGCAGTAAAACAGGTTCTCTGTTTTTGGCGGCAGCTCGGTAGCCACCTGTTCTTTGGTGCGGCGCAGTACAAAGGGCTTTATAATGGCCTGCAGCTTGCGTGCTTTCTCCTCATCTTTCTTCTTTTCTATCGGCGCCACAAACTCATTGTGAAAATATTGCTGAGAACCGAGCAAGCCGGGGTTGATAAACGACATTTGCGTCCACAAGTCGTTTACCGAGTTCTCTACCGGTGTACCGCTGAGTATAAGTTTATACCTCGACTTCAATTGCCTTACGGCCTGGTACGATTTGGAAGATGGGTTTTTGATGTTCTGGCTCTCATCGAGTATCACATACTCAAAAAAGAATGCTTTAAACATTTCTATGTCTATCCGGCTGATGCCATAAGTAGTTATCACGGCATCGTAGTTGGCAAATACATCGGCAGATTTGTACCTGAACGCACCGGTATGTACCATAATACGCAGCTGAGGTGCAAACTTTTTCGCCTCGTTAAGCCAGTTGTATATCAGTGATGTGGGCATTATTACCAGCGAAGTGCCTTTGCCACCATTTGCCTCGGTATCTTCTTTATGTTTTTGCAGCAGCGCCAGTGTTTGTATGGTTTTACCTAAGCCCATATCGTCCGCCAAACAGCCGCCGAAATGGAAATCTTTTAAAAAGTGGAACCAGTTGTAGCCTGCCTTTTGGTAAGGGCGCAGGCTGCCGGCAAAATTTTGAGGCATAGGAACATCTTCTGTCTCCTCAAAGTCTGTGAGCTTTTGCAGTTTGCGGTTCATGGCGGTTTCTGCCATTTCTCCACCCAGGTCACTCACCAAACCAAGGTGGTGGCGCCGAAGCTTTATGTCTTCGCCTGACTCTGAAAAATGCAGCAGGTTACCAAATTGCGAGAACCAGTGCTCGGGTATTACCGCTATCTCGCCCGAAGGCAAAACAAACTCTTTCTTACGACTTAAAATATGATTCTTTAGCTGGATGAACGGTATAGCGTACGGACCAAAGTAAACTACC
This window encodes:
- a CDS encoding tetratricopeptide repeat protein; the encoded protein is MNKKQIVVSAIVVATMGYLYVLPVKGLVKPKETSNSTAGVAPAQQQAANVTEEAAAALAKPGLSQEQLQQINTLEEKLKAAGEADKPALQRQLATLWDQAQQPAPAAFYYQSLARKNNEFADWINTGNRFNEATKATEDQAQQAGLAANAAEAFQIATKQKPDDLEAKTGLGVALVNGGGMPMQGITLLLDVVKQDPKNHAALLNLGMFAMKSGQYDKAVGRFKTMLQTKEEVEPLFYLAESYKQLGQKQDAIEAYERCKKLMDDPVAGQRIDEYIKELKK
- a CDS encoding Rne/Rng family ribonuclease translates to MIKELIIDSSPNGATIALLQDKQLVELHKEQITNNYTVGDIYLGRIKKIMPSLNAAFVDVGYEKDAFLHYLDLGPQVQSLLKLTKQVRSGGYQSKLLDNFKLEADINKGGKISDVLAKGGLIPVQIAKEPISTKGPRLSSDLSIAGRYVVLVPFSEVISISKKIKSNTERTRLRKVVESIKPQHFGVIIRTVSEGKGVQELQKDLLDLIAKWETFVTKLPGTEPAKKVLGEIGRTSTILRDILNPDFQHIYTNEQGMYDEVRSYIHEISPEMESIVRLHKHKDPLFEFHGIEKQIKGAFGKTVNLAGGAYLVIEHTEALHVIDVNSGNRTANKENQEENAFQVNKEAAREIARQLRLRDMGGIVVVDFIDMHKPTNRKDLFDHLRAEMAHDRAKHTILPPSKFGLVQITRQRVRPEMNIVTTEVCPTCNGTGTIRPTILLLDDIENNFNYILEEQNEKNITLCVHPYIEAYIKKGFFNRQLKWYFKYNQWIKIKSNPAYQITEFHFFSSKDEEIKL
- the radA gene encoding DNA repair protein RadA, with the protein product MAKTKIAYFCQSCGYESPKWLGKCPSCQQWNTFVEEILEKSAAAVPTWKATPTSSQRANKPVPVADIVFKEEHRLLTPDKEFNRVLGGGIVAGSLVLMGGEPGIGKSTLMLQIALTMPNIKVLYVSGEESDHQIKMRAERLAPPPPEEGVFRVNGTSTPPSGGWGAFILTETSTQNIFKQIEELQPDLVVIDSIQTLHSAHVESTPGSVSQVRECTAELLRFAKETATPVFLIGHITKDGMIAGPKILEHMVDTVLQFEGDRHHVYRILRTIKNRFGSASELGIYEMLGEGLREVSNPSEILLSQRDEPLSGITISVTLEGMRPMLIETQALVSTSAYGTPQRTATGFDTKRMSMLLAVLEKRCGFKLGTQDVFLNITGGIRVEDPAIDLGLAAAIVSSYQDIPIPAKTCFAGEIGLSGEIRAVNRIEQRIAEAQKLGFEQIFISKYNMPSAAKDKKRLDLTRYTIDVKPVGRIEEVFGLLFG
- a CDS encoding PP2C family protein-serine/threonine phosphatase, which encodes MQNLQGNSGEEELIRLLLKRQTELNSLLEITRAINKNASTPDLIRMLEVILQRYLQVGKFRFLIEKEGVYSCISKYGGQIERANVLNNTWKHLSKLKAPSALNNHSDPILGTYNYFIPIYHKNKALAYALIGDFNTSGEMLNNDLTFIQTLINVIVVALENKRLFRERLQTERLTREMELAVEVQNMLIPMRVYKENGVEVGAKYLPHQTIGGDYFDFIRLNEDEFLWCIADVSGKGISAALLMANFQASLQGLAAIEDDLTTIIERLNKLVIQNTKGERFITMFLARFNQKTRKLNYVNAGHNPTILYCQGEAVPLKLGTTMIGAFEELPFLNEGEIDIEPDSLFFNYTDGLMDHELQNYEAWSEEKLLEFVIENGELSPDNFNNAMMEHINNVIKGKPIDDITLLAVKIT
- a CDS encoding glycosyltransferase family 2 protein, with amino-acid sequence MIVPSIISLLLTAVYLVVVAYLIKGWSNLKRPKTDGAPLNTKVTILIAARNEEERIRYTIEDILAQDYPKHLTEVIIVDDHSTDSTAEIIRSYAGQGIKLMQLQEDEPLNSYKKKAIAEAISRSTGDLMVATDADCRMGTKWLSSVVAYYETHDLVIISSPVTYFEERSLFERLQTLEFAYLIGIGGAFIGNGRASNCNGANLAYRKDVFHEVGGFKGIDDLASGDDELLLQKIAVVYPNRIGFLKNTDAVVYTHAKHTLGEFVQQRRRWASKSTRYKDKKIVALAVAIWLFNLSMLVNALLGFYNISFLVLFLVQYLLKYLFEAAYLLPITSFFKRSSLVGLLAILIPVHIIYFVYIGLMGNTRKYSWKGRVVR
- a CDS encoding lysylphosphatidylglycerol synthase domain-containing protein translates to MTAYAKKFLSYLLKAGILFLAALFIYHKFLTKNTDLKQFELLISKISRQQVLVTLSAIVLLMFLNWLLESLKWQYLAKRLVAISVWEAIEAVFCGLTWAVFTPNRIGEYGGRVMFLPSRKRIHGVFAMAVGAFAQNVVTNLTGILAGLIFIYTYLKLDPWLFAGITILSLIVLGLFLVFYFHISWLVALLDRIKFLRKYHRFFYIMGRYNKRELIVVMAYSIARFAVFTFQYYLVIHLLLPVIPFGPMMLTVIVFIFIQSALPSLDLLDIGVRSFTAAHLFLYITTQQIAIIAAVSSIWLINLIIPAILGSVFVLKLKFFDRT
- a CDS encoding DEAD/DEAH box helicase gives rise to the protein MLRVDSTKPCQIIYAIARHDFLSYVIEPHIVQLNPNGEFSFTHQRLFSNTAEEFTHCIDDTDRKLIKILEDIEQGNIIKRFYKKPIRPFEFFAKVFNEQLFETIRPKIEKKIVEALGLLGSSKKQLYLMSKEGYPAGRQVHIADEAATVLFHFRRNEEEIRYFPTIKYQNLRIEFMFKDAEIICNHPAWMLLDDTLYYFDKDIEGKKLQPFLNKRYISIPKSSEHSYFEKFVAPLIEKHNVYAEGFTINTEKYDAVAVVKPIYVEGGTSQLQLYFKYAGYVFPYGDGRNVSVRMEKNGDDYLFHRIRRSVSWEKGKLYQLEGMGLKTTSSLFQNLEVAASDEEGDRSFPIFEWLNQHHDELVEKGFEIEQPDGQKRYVFGATKIDLQVKENNDWFDINAVVYFGPYAIPFIQLKNHILSRKKEFVLPSGEIAVIPEHWFSQFGNLLHFSESGEDIKLRRHHLGLVSDLGGEMAETAMNRKLQKLTDFEETEDVPMPQNFAGSLRPYQKAGYNWFHFLKDFHFGGCLADDMGLGKTIQTLALLQKHKEDTEANGGKGTSLVIMPTSLIYNWLNEAKKFAPQLRIMVHTGAFRYKSADVFANYDAVITTYGISRIDIEMFKAFFFEYVILDESQNIKNPSSKSYQAVRQLKSRYKLILSGTPVENSVNDLWTQMSFINPGLLGSQQYFHNEFVAPIEKKKDEEKARKLQAIIKPFVLRRTKEQVATELPPKTENLFYCQMSEEQTEVYEKVRSEYRNELLRSLEDGTYAKTQIQVLQGLIKLRQIANHPAMIDAEYEGDSGKFENVVHTLANVLDGGHKVLIFSQFVKQLNIYREHVEKEGIPYVYLDGSTQNRGDVVRQFQEDKKTRVFLISIKAGGVGLNLTEADYVFILDPWWNPAVEQQAIDRTHRIGQTKNVFIYKFITKDTVEEKILALQQRKLSVARSLITTEESFIKSLSADDIREILG